One region of Podospora bellae-mahoneyi strain CBS 112042 chromosome 1 map unlocalized CBS112042p_1.2, whole genome shotgun sequence genomic DNA includes:
- a CDS encoding uncharacterized protein (COG:G; EggNog:ENOG503NXCJ; CAZy:GH76), giving the protein MVSTTWGGLAARALFYMSIHRLGHAATDAPYAENAEIAAKVLQDWFKPQTGGWNTGGWWQNANILTVLTDWALLEGPNQHVNVTDIAATTFVNAQKENVQIGKRHRADEQMASSRMHTRTTESGYPKFINTFYDDEGWWALAWIRSYDLTKKIEYLSMAESIFDDMRTGADNVCGGGILWNKTMRYKAAIANELYLTVAASLANRVQGSKDHYLQIAREQWVWFKKSGLINKDNLINDGLNSTTCLNNNETTWSYNQGVILGGLVELSKAAGNDSYLSPAVDIAEAAIASLQDEDGILHEADHCDMRADCGEDGPQFKGIFIRNLHYLYKAVPNEKFAMTIKKNADSIWAKGRDPKTNRLGLSWVGKPEAGIGPTAKTHSSAMDALVAAMGVVAGSR; this is encoded by the coding sequence ATGGTTTCCACCACATGGGGCGGATTGGCTGCTCGAGCTCTCTTTTATATGTCTATTCACCGGCTCGGCCACGCTGCAACTGACGCGCCCTACGCCGAAAATGCTGAAATCGCAGCCAAGGTTCTTCAAGACTGGTTTAAACCGCAAACGGGGGGGTGGAACAcagggggttggtggcagAACGCAAACATTCTTACAGTTTTGACAGACTGGGCTCTGCTTGAGGGTCCAAATCAGCATGTCAATGTTACCGATATTGCTGCCACTACGTTTGTGAATGCTCAGAAGGAGAACGTGCAAATCGGAAAACGACACAGAGCAGACGAACAGATGGCCTCATCAAGAATGCACACGCGGACGACGGAGAGCGGTTACCCTAAGTTTATCAACACATTTTACGATGacgaggggtggtgggcatTGGCTTGGATCAGATCGTACGACTTAACGAAGAAGATCGAATACCTCAGTATGGCGGAAAGCATTTTTGATGATATGAGAACCGGCGCCGACAACGTCTGTGGCGGCGGTATCTTGTGGAACAAGACGATGAGGTACAAGGCCGCTATCGCCAACGAGCTCTACCTTACCGTGGCTGCCAGTCTCGCCAACCGGGTGCAGGGTTCCAAAGACCATTACCTTCAGATCGCAAGAGAACAGTGGGTATGGTTTAAGAAGAGTGGGTTgatcaacaaggacaacCTGATCAACGATGgcctcaacagcaccacctgcctcaacaacaacgagaCTACCTGGTCCTACAATCAGGGGGTCATCCTGGGTGGTCTGGTCGAGCTCAGCAAAGCCGCGGGCAACGACTCGTATCTCTCGCCAGCGGTCGACATTGCCGAAGCGGCCATTGCCAGTCTACAAGATGAAGACGGCATCCTTCATGAAGCCGACCACTGCGACATGCGAGCGGActgtggtgaggatgggccGCAGTTCAAGGGTATCTTTATTCGGAACCTGCACTACCTATATAAGGCTGTTCCCAATGAGAAATTCGCAATGACAATCAAGAAGAACGCGGATTCGATCTGGGCCAAGGGCCGGGACCCAAAAACAAATCGATTAGGGCTATCTTGGGTGGGCAAGCCGGAAGCGGGGATTGGCCCGACGGCGAAAACACACAGCAGCGCGATGGACGCGCTGGTTGCGGCGATGGGTGTGGTTGCTGGAAGCAGGTAG